In Aptenodytes patagonicus chromosome 9, bAptPat1.pri.cur, whole genome shotgun sequence, the DNA window tatatgctgatttttttcagatggtCTACGGAATCCCTTTTTGCAATACTCACACCTATGTGGATAGTCTTTTGTGTGTATTGATATTACATGTCGTTTAAAGCCTGACGCATCCGTAGTGCTATATTCACAATACTGGCATTGATAAACTTTTCTTCCACTgtgggtcttcatgtgcttcttAAGTTCATTTTGCTGCCTAAATCCTCGTTTACatcttttgcatttaaaaggcAGGTCCTTGGTGTGAACTGAGAGGATATGCCCACTAAGTACAAAAGGATCTGATGTTTTAAAGTCACAGTGTCTACACTGATGTATCTTTTTACCTTTATGGGTTTCACTATGCTTTTTGAGCTCAGATGGACGATGGAAGCCTTTTTCACATACCTCGCATTTGTGGGGAAAATCCTTTGTGTGAACTGAAATAATGTGTCGCTTCAGGTCACTTGAATTGGTGCTCTTATGGTCACAATGTGGACACTGGTGAGTCTTATGCCCTTGAAATAATTCTGTGTGCTGTTGCagttctttttcatctgtaaacGCCTGGGGACAGTGCTCACATTTAAATGGCAAGTCAGTCCCGTGTTTGGTTTTGATGTGAGTTTTCAGATTGGACTGATCAGCACACCTGAAGACACAGTGCTGACACTGGTATGGCTTTTCCCCAGTGTGGGTCCTCATGTGCTTTTTCAGCTCTGATGGATGGCGGAATCCTTTCCCACACTCCACACATACATGAGGGAAGTTCTTACTGTGAACTGCAAGTAGATGTCTATTGAGAAGTCCCTGCTCTGCAGTTTCATAGTCACAATATTTGCACTTGTGTAGCTTaggctccttgtccctcagtATTAGTTTATTAGAACTCAATGGGCTTGCTTCTCTGTATCTTCTTGTATATTCTGTAAACTCATGGGTTTTATCAACTTTATTTATAAGTTTATGGCTTTCCAGATGATTGTGGAAACTTACTTTTTTGTTAGTTGTAAAGTCACAGTCTGTGCACTGGTATTTCTTCTTAATCATATGATCTGGATGATTCTTCATATGCCTTTTCAAGAATCCTCTGGATTTAAATTTTTTCCCACAAATATGACAAGGGTAAACTGTTAAGGGCTGTCCATCAGGACCTATTATAACagctgtttttaaacaaacaaaaacaagttaTGAAGGAAACAAATTTACTGATTAAGAAGTTTTAAATCAGCCAACTGCTGTTCAGATTCATGCACTTACACTTGCAGCAGACAGAGAATGGTTCAGTAGTTTAAAAACAACCAATCCACAGCACCTATAGTTTATATAGTTTTGTTTTAGAAACTGCTCAAACAGATCAGTAATATCATATGTGCAGTGAATATACCCATGATTACTTTTTAATAACTTGCAAAATTCAAATGAATGGCATCAGCCCTAAGTGTACTGACTTTGAATAGCAAAAATTATTACAGTTTCTAGGCACAGAATTGGAGGGGGGAAGGACACAGGAAATACGCAAATcatcacttctatttttttaattcagcatcagcttagaaaaaaaaaggaaaaaaggaatagtACAGGAGTAAGTGCCACTCCATGACAATACGCATAACCGTACAGTGTTTACCTGTTTGCCATTGcctggcctctcctctcctccttttcttggttttttgttttagcaCTCTATTAGTGCTAATGCTATCACAAATCTGCAGGTATTGTGTTGCATTACCGTTTTTGTTTTCTAATCGTGTATCCAAGTTATTTCCTAGAAACAAAAATTAGACACCATAAAAAACcttaaacaacttttttctttggGACTGATGACTGGAATTGCACAGCAGCacatctacttttaaaaaaaaaatattgctcaaTCCTCTAcaataaacatatataaaaaagaagagtGCCAATATAAAGCACTATCTATCTTTGCTGGCAAAAGTCAAGAATATAATTGTTTAAACATtgattaattttcaaatatattcctTGATTTCTCGTACTTCTCAAGACATTAATTTCTTATGAGTTATGCTgattgtttccttttatttaactTGGTTTTACTTCTTAACAACTGCATTATCTCTTTTCTGACtacaaaactgtattaaaaaccCTGGCAGATCCTCCCAACTTCCCCACCTACTCTGAACACCTACAGCATATCtagaattgttttaatttcaaaatagtaGAGAAAGACTGTGGAGTCCTTCAATATATACTTTATGGATATTTTTTTGCATTCACTGATTAGGAGAACtgacacatacatgtatatattttcaaagacagcaaGTTAGTTTTAATGCTGTACCAAGCACAGTTACATGTTCTTACCTGCCGCTTGACCATCTTCGTATCTTCTGGGTAGCCTTCTTTCATCTCCTGCAGAAAATGGTACTTTAgtcattataaattaaaattctttctgaagACGATGGCTTTGAAAGTCTGATAATGAGAGAAAACTAACTTAGCTAATAAGTAACAGCTTAACTCTATCCAAACTGAGATGTGCAGTTCACAATCAGTTCAGTATTTTGTAATTAAGAGCCCCAAGAAATAAAATCACATCTTTGTGAATAGTTAATACCCACTAAAGCTGTGTTTGCATGCTTACCATGCtgtctttcctgcttttcatAATTAATATGCTTGCTTCTGCAAACTTTTAACCTCATATATAACCTCAGATACCAATCCAGAAATGAGGTTATCTGAAATCCACAATTTGTTCTTGAGATCGAAGTACTTTATCTTTCTGGAGTAGAACTAGGCAGGTAAGATGACTTGTACCTTATCAGCTGCTCAGCACCCATCTATATGAGGCACTACAAAGTTCTGGGAGACGCAGAAGTAACACCTTAAGAGTATATTCCTCATTTTGGATTGAAAATATTCACTGCTATGTGCCAAGGCTCTGTGGTACTAAACCACTTTGTCAGCCCAACTACTGTGCGCAGAAATATTACACCAATGAATTTTAACTAACTTGCTTACCTAATTATAACTTAAACCATGGATGACCTGATACCCTCTTAATATACATTTAACATGCCAAAATCCgagaaaagaatatgaaataaaagaatatacagaattcGCAATATATCCTGATAAGATACTTTTACTATTTGAAGCATGGCTGCAGAGAACAAATTACTTTTTGTTTCTAACCTGAAGGACTAACAGGCTTAAAAGAGGTATATAAACTGAAATTATTAGGAACATGTTTACACATTTATTCCTACTAttccctttttaaatttatttccccttcctcctaGCTAATGTAAAATACTTAAGGCTATTCTTGTTTTTGTAAGATCTTCAACAGCCAACTTAAACAACCATTAAAAACTACGCATTCTGTACATCTGAGCTGGAATCGGGAACCGTATAAAAATTCTCCTAACAGCTTTCCTTTCGACTTCATAAAACTCAGCATATAGCAATCCATTCATTATATGCAAGACAATCAACTACTAAAGTAATCTGTAACTGTTTGACAGGCCAGCGTTGGAAAAAAAACACCAGTGTAAAAATGGAATTGTTTTCTTCATATTGAACTGCGAACAAACTAAGGACCTTAATGTATAAAAGGTCATGAATGACGTCAAAATAATTTGTCACATCATTTAATCAACTCCGCTAACTGACACTGCTAGAAGATCAGaaggagctgtttccaaacccctAAGACAAGGTGAGagattatcacatttgcacagaGATTCTGGAAGGTAGATTAGGGAGAAAATAATGGAAgggattttcagaaaacaagcataCAGATTCCTACCGTAAGCAGCAGCCCAAGCAACAGGGACAAAAGTTTTATTCACGCCAGAGTCTTCAAGCTGTGTGTCTGGAAGTGACGTAGCTTCTTCTTCACCTACAATAACTTCCATATAAACTTCATCTGCTATTTCAGCACAGCCTGGATTAAAGGAGAAGaataaatctttaattttattctgctcatcctatatttttcttcatttaatttgcTCTCACTCTGATTGATATCCgttataaattacttttcttcctttggcaTTTAGAACCACCCCTTCCCTTAGGGGATCATTGTTTATTCAGACATTCcttaaagagagaaaacacatATCAATAAATATAAATCCAAAATAAATACCAACAGAAATTCAAACATACAAACTGATAAACTTGTAACTGATGACATTTATTTGCCACTTTGCCAGAAAGCTGATTAAACAAGGCAATTCAcagtaggaaaacagaaaaatgagaaatttgaCTAACCTCATTAACTTCATCCATGGACATgttaaatttaatataaataatgaaatgatTGCATACAGTATGCACAAAGTGCATTTATCCAcatcactttaaaataattatagcctgctctttttttttaggGAAGATGAGCTTAGTTTTCTACTACTTCAGGCTGAAGAAtccttcagaaaaattaaaaaagtccTTGAGAATGATGCTTATATTGTTGTACAAAACAGcatgagaaacaaaaatgtttcttattatGCTTACTAATATCTTCATCTTCCTGAGAAGAGTCCTTAACAGCCATGTAAACCATTTTTTCTCGCTGCATTCTACCAACACCTCCTTGTTCAATTACTCCAGCTACAGAATGTCCATTGTGAAAATCACTCTCTGTGACAATTTCTGTCCCACCTTTAACAAAAAGAAGTTAAACACATTAAGTAAATGTAAAAGAAGCCACTGTTAAGATTAATTTCAGatttaagtattttcttcttatttacAACAAAGCAATTTCATAAAActctaattaaaatgttttgacaTCCATGTCTGTCATAAAATCATGCAAGTTTGATACTTTGAGACAGGTAAGGAAAAAGTTCTCTCAGTGTCTCATCACAAATTCAAGACTGAACAACCACTACCCAAGAAGGATCAAGCGTCTTTTACGCATGCTAGCAGTGAACTCTGGTGCGGCTGGAAACATACACCTGCCCATGCCCACCAAAAAAATGACTGTAATTCTAATCTTGCCCAGAACACAGCCTTTAAATTCTCTCTTGAGATGTGAACAGGTAATTCTtatccctcttcctctcccaaaaTCCTATTTACTCACTTTGCAAAAATGGATTCTTAAGTAATTTTTCCTACAAAGATTCTAATGTGTATGTCCCAGACTCATTAGACGGGATTGAGTAGTAACTCATACTGGGATCATACTTCTCAAACCATGAGAGAGCAACTGTTACTGCCAATTAGTTCAACAACAAGAACATTATCTAGAGAGACAGACTAGCAAGGATGTAAGGTGCAGCACCGAATCCCTGGAGCCAACACAATCTAAAGAGTAACAGTTGGAAAGAAGGAAGTGAGAACAACTGCCCACACAGTCCTGGTCCGGGTGACTAACAAGCTTTGGCCCACTGACTTACTTGAACAGAGGCAAAAGAACAAGTTCCAACCTGGAACTTGATATTGATGCTTGAGTCAGAGAGAGGTGGCAGATAAATATTGATGCTTAGTCTTCCATGCATCTCAGGGACTGAACAGTGAGTAGCGAAGCTGCAGATTATGGCAGAACAAGCTAACACCTGGTATATACCAAGAGTCCTTGTTCACTACTACGAATGGTCCTGATGGAAAATGCTCAGCTAGGTGGTTAAGTCCCAATCAAACACGTTGATCCATCATTCCCTGTGTTTTATAAATGGAAGACTTTGCCAAACATCCTTACCACCAAAGCccatttttataatttttgcCAGAAGTGGCTTTGCCAGGACATTTATCCAAGTAACTAGACTGCAATGCAAATGGATGACACGTAAGAACAGccttccaccccacccccacgTACAGAAAGATCAAGAGAGTACTGCTAATGGGTAAACTTGACTCTTGGATATTCTTTGTGAAGACTGTCATCTCAGGTTCTGTATTCCTTAATGCTGAGCAGCAAACACACATTATTAACACAATCAGCTTTTTCCAAGGGGAAACACTCACCATTAACGAACAGGGTAATTTGCCAGGACTACCTCCTGGCTGTATCAGAAGCACTGAGAGTAGCTCATGAGAACATCCCTGCTGTAAATTAGTTTTCAGCCATAAGAGATTCCGATTCTTCCTGCTGCTGCATATAGCAGTCTGTCCCTCAAGACTGACAACC includes these proteins:
- the ZNF711 gene encoding zinc finger protein 711 isoform X3 produces the protein MDDVGEKLDHIGSTPLKISTEVTNDDVAKDDSFGSEVIKVYIFKAEAEDDVEIGGTEIVTESDFHNGHSVAGVIEQGGVGRMQREKMVYMAVKDSSQEDEDISCAEIADEVYMEVIVGEEEATSLPDTQLEDSGVNKTFVPVAWAAAYGDERRLPRRYEDGQAAGNNLDTRLENKNGNATQYLQICDSISTNRVLKQKTKKRRRGEARQWQTAVIIGPDGQPLTVYPCHICGKKFKSRGFLKRHMKNHPDHMIKKKYQCTDCDFTTNKKVSFHNHLESHKLINKVDKTHEFTEYTRRYREASPLSSNKLILRDKEPKLHKCKYCDYETAEQGLLNRHLLAVHSKNFPHVCVECGKGFRHPSELKKHMRTHTGEKPYQCQHCVFRCADQSNLKTHIKTKHGTDLPFKCEHCPQAFTDEKELQQHTELFQGHKTHQCPHCDHKSTNSSDLKRHIISVHTKDFPHKCEVCEKGFHRPSELKKHSETHKGKKIHQCRHCDFKTSDPFVLSGHILSVHTKDLPFKCKRCKRGFRQQNELKKHMKTHSGRKVYQCQYCEYSTTDASGFKRHVISIHTKDYPHRCEYCKKGFRRPSEKNQHIMRHHKEAIM
- the ZNF711 gene encoding zinc finger protein 711 isoform X2; translation: MDPGGGSLGLQTQESKMPHTMIMQDFVAGMAGTAHIDGDHIVVSVPEAVLVSDVVTDDGITLDHGLAAEVVQGPDIITETDVVTEGVIVPDSVLEADVAIEEALDTSDHVLTSDLITETVRVPDQVFVADLVTGPDGHLEHVVQDSVSGANSPTMVSEEVLVTNSDSEAVIQAAGTVPGSTVTIKTEDDDDGKSTSEDYLMISLDDVGEKLDHIGSTPLKISTEVTNDDVAKDDSFGSEVIKVYIFKAEAEDDVEIGGTEIVTESDFHNGHSVAGVIEQGGVGRMQREKMVYMAVKDSSQEDEDISCAEIADEVYMEVIVGEEEATSLPDTQLEDSGVNKTFVPVAWAAAYGDERRLPRRYEDGQAAGNNLDTRLENKNAVIIGPDGQPLTVYPCHICGKKFKSRGFLKRHMKNHPDHMIKKKYQCTDCDFTTNKKVSFHNHLESHKLINKVDKTHEFTEYTRRYREASPLSSNKLILRDKEPKLHKCKYCDYETAEQGLLNRHLLAVHSKNFPHVCVECGKGFRHPSELKKHMRTHTGEKPYQCQHCVFRCADQSNLKTHIKTKHGTDLPFKCEHCPQAFTDEKELQQHTELFQGHKTHQCPHCDHKSTNSSDLKRHIISVHTKDFPHKCEVCEKGFHRPSELKKHSETHKGKKIHQCRHCDFKTSDPFVLSGHILSVHTKDLPFKCKRCKRGFRQQNELKKHMKTHSGRKVYQCQYCEYSTTDASGFKRHVISIHTKDYPHRCEYCKKGFRRPSEKNQHIMRHHKEAIM
- the ZNF711 gene encoding zinc finger protein 711 isoform X1 is translated as MDPGGGSLGLQTQESKMPHTMIMQDFVAGMAGTAHIDGDHIVVSVPEAVLVSDVVTDDGITLDHGLAAEVVQGPDIITETDVVTEGVIVPDSVLEADVAIEEALDTSDHVLTSDLITETVRVPDQVFVADLVTGPDGHLEHVVQDSVSGANSPTMVSEEVLVTNSDSEAVIQAAGTVPGSTVTIKTEDDDDGKSTSEDYLMISLDDVGEKLDHIGSTPLKISTEVTNDDVAKDDSFGSEVIKVYIFKAEAEDDVEIGGTEIVTESDFHNGHSVAGVIEQGGVGRMQREKMVYMAVKDSSQEDEDISCAEIADEVYMEVIVGEEEATSLPDTQLEDSGVNKTFVPVAWAAAYGDERRLPRRYEDGQAAGNNLDTRLENKNGNATQYLQICDSISTNRVLKQKTKKRRRGEARQWQTAVIIGPDGQPLTVYPCHICGKKFKSRGFLKRHMKNHPDHMIKKKYQCTDCDFTTNKKVSFHNHLESHKLINKVDKTHEFTEYTRRYREASPLSSNKLILRDKEPKLHKCKYCDYETAEQGLLNRHLLAVHSKNFPHVCVECGKGFRHPSELKKHMRTHTGEKPYQCQHCVFRCADQSNLKTHIKTKHGTDLPFKCEHCPQAFTDEKELQQHTELFQGHKTHQCPHCDHKSTNSSDLKRHIISVHTKDFPHKCEVCEKGFHRPSELKKHSETHKGKKIHQCRHCDFKTSDPFVLSGHILSVHTKDLPFKCKRCKRGFRQQNELKKHMKTHSGRKVYQCQYCEYSTTDASGFKRHVISIHTKDYPHRCEYCKKGFRRPSEKNQHIMRHHKEAIM